A stretch of DNA from Candidatus Cloacimonadota bacterium:
GCCCTTTCCGGTTAGACGCACCAAACCTTCTGGAAAAATAATATCACCAACCCGCAAATCCAACATTTCTGATATGCGCGCTCCTGTCGAATACAAAAATTCCAGTATTGCCCGATCGCGGATTCCATATTTATCATTCACTTTTACAGAATTGATAAGTTCATTCACCTCTCTCACAGAAAGAACATTTGGCAATTTCAAAGAAACCTTTGGGGATGGAAATTGTTCAAAAACCGGATTTTTAATTATTTTCTCGCTATAAAGAAATTTATAAAAACTTTTTAGAGAACTATTCTTGCGAGCAACCGTAGCGTCCTCTTCACCCTTCCTGAAAAGATGATTAATATAATCCGCAACTTTTTCAGGGTAAACTTCTCTCAAGGGAAATTCTTTGTAAAAAATCGCAAAATGATAAACATCATTCGTGTATGCTTCGATAGAATTTTTTGAAAGTCCTTTTTCCACCTTTAAATAGAATTTGAATTTATTGATCAAACTCTGATTTGCAGCAGATAGAATTTGTTTTTTATACTTTTTAAAACTCATAGAATTTGTGGCTTTTCTTTTCTTTATTTTATTCTATATATAAGGTATAGGAAAATGGATCAATTTTGTTAAATAAATTCGCAAAATTATGGGATTTTAGCGGAAAACATCCGTCCCGAATGCCTTGGGATTTGGAGTAAAATATCCGGCTGCCTCGTGTCCGCCAGCCGGCGGATTATCTGTTTTATTTATCCCGCCTGCCCAGTGAAATCAATTTTTTTTCGATATTTCATTCGGGTGAAATGCTTTTATCTTTTTTTTTTCACTGGGATGATATTTTTTACAACACTGC
This window harbors:
- the xerD gene encoding site-specific tyrosine recombinase XerD, with the protein product MSFKKYKKQILSAANQSLINKFKFYLKVEKGLSKNSIEAYTNDVYHFAIFYKEFPLREVYPEKVADYINHLFRKGEEDATVARKNSSLKSFYKFLYSEKIIKNPVFEQFPSPKVSLKLPNVLSVREVNELINSVKVNDKYGIRDRAILEFLYSTGARISEMLDLRVGDIIFPEGLVRLTGKGRKERLVPITGIASEYCKEYLENARGDLLKWKNSNIMFLNRFGNKLSRMGAWKIFDKYVRMAGISKKVSPHTLRHSFATHLLQGGANLRIVQSLLGHSSIKTTQIYTNIDKEYLKEIHSLYHPRA